The Amycolatopsis sp. DG1A-15b genome window below encodes:
- a CDS encoding MFS transporter, whose translation MGVLGNPDFRRLWLADLASQVGSRIDVLAVPLLAVTALGAPVFEVSLLRTAQTLPYLVLGLQVGAWCDRIRHRPVLIAADAGRALLIASVPVAALFGVLGMAQLLAVVLAVGVLGVFFDVAHQTYVPQLVAPEQLPEANARLQTNRAMAAVAGPGLAGVIVQALGVAAALVVDVVSYLWSALWLRRIEKPDTRPAPRERRLLREIGEGLRLVRGDRVLLAISAHGAVSSFFQSAHLAIVVVFLARDLGLSPWVIGVLGTASLTGAVTAGFTARWLGDRIGQARALWGAAVLFGAAYQLYPFTGHDWALTCYVLAGFFTSYSVIVLSVFGVSFQQAVTPPELLGRVNAISQTLVYGVAPLGSLLGGTLAGTIGMRATLHVAAAGVLASAAIMVWSPLRKLRDLTPADRR comes from the coding sequence ATGGGGGTACTGGGGAACCCGGACTTCCGGCGCCTCTGGCTCGCCGACCTCGCGAGCCAGGTGGGCAGCCGGATCGACGTCTTGGCGGTGCCGTTGCTCGCGGTCACCGCGCTCGGCGCGCCGGTCTTCGAGGTCTCCCTGCTGCGGACCGCGCAAACGCTGCCGTACCTGGTGCTCGGGCTGCAGGTCGGCGCCTGGTGCGACCGGATTCGCCACCGCCCGGTGCTCATCGCCGCGGACGCCGGGCGGGCCCTGCTGATCGCCTCGGTCCCGGTCGCCGCGCTGTTCGGCGTGCTCGGCATGGCCCAGCTGCTCGCCGTGGTCCTCGCGGTCGGCGTGCTCGGCGTCTTCTTCGACGTCGCCCACCAGACCTACGTCCCGCAGCTGGTGGCGCCCGAGCAGCTGCCGGAAGCCAACGCCCGACTCCAGACGAACCGGGCGATGGCGGCGGTCGCGGGCCCCGGCCTCGCCGGGGTGATCGTCCAGGCGCTCGGCGTGGCGGCGGCGCTGGTCGTCGACGTCGTCAGCTACCTGTGGTCGGCCCTCTGGCTGCGCCGGATCGAGAAGCCCGATACGCGGCCCGCACCGCGGGAGCGGCGGCTGCTGCGCGAGATCGGCGAAGGGCTGCGACTGGTCCGCGGCGACCGCGTCCTGCTGGCGATCAGCGCGCACGGCGCGGTGTCGAGCTTCTTCCAGTCGGCCCACCTGGCGATCGTGGTCGTCTTCCTCGCCCGCGACCTCGGGCTCTCGCCCTGGGTGATCGGGGTGCTCGGCACCGCGTCGCTGACCGGCGCCGTCACCGCCGGGTTCACCGCGCGGTGGCTCGGCGACCGGATCGGCCAGGCCCGCGCACTCTGGGGTGCGGCGGTGCTGTTCGGCGCGGCGTACCAGCTCTACCCGTTCACCGGCCACGACTGGGCGCTCACCTGCTACGTCCTCGCCGGCTTCTTCACCAGCTACAGCGTGATCGTGCTGAGCGTCTTCGGCGTGAGCTTCCAGCAGGCCGTCACACCGCCGGAGCTGCTGGGCCGGGTCAACGCGATCTCGCAGACACTGGTGTACGGCGTCGCGCCGCTCGGCAGCCTGCTCGGCGGCACGCTGGCCGGCACGATCGGCATGCGGGCGACGCTGCACGTCGCGGCGGCCGGGGTGCTGGCCTCGGCGGCGATCATGGTGTGGTCGCCGCTGCGGAAGCTGCGTGACCTGACGCCCGCAGACCGTCGATGA
- a CDS encoding ABC transporter permease encodes MTATLERPAVVAPAHELAGTWHLTRLALRRDRVILPIWIVLLSVVPASTVNTFTQFYPTVADRLALQAGANANPSYALLYGPPFDLTTAGGFIAWRMCGFLALLTGLMVVFTVTRHTRAEEDTGRAELLGSAVVGRYAALTASLLVAGGASVLTGLIQAVTMIGAGLPAAGSLAFGASEALVGLVFTAVAAVAVQLAEYSRTANGIGTAVVGAAFLLRGAGDSTVDARWLSWLSPIGWVQQVRAFAGERWWVLLLPVVLALVVGGIGYWLLPRRDVGVGFLPPRPGPARAAASLRSPLALAWRLHRGPLLGWTIGTAVVGAVFGSIASGIGGLVGSSPQAQQIMARLGGSHALTQAFLAAMAGMFAMVASLYGVQAVLRMRGEETAIRLEPVLATSVGRLRWAGSHLVFAFFGTAALLLSGGVFMGLANGLRTGDVGGSLADTLAGMLVQLPAAWVVVALTVAIFGLRPGFSAAAWAVGALALLLSLFGPVLDLPQAVLDVSPFQHPPKIPGQAFTATPLLWLLAVAVVASVAGLAGWKRRDVG; translated from the coding sequence ATGACCGCGACGCTCGAACGCCCGGCCGTCGTGGCACCCGCCCACGAACTGGCCGGCACCTGGCACCTCACGCGGCTCGCGCTGCGCCGCGACCGCGTCATCCTGCCGATCTGGATCGTGCTGCTCAGCGTCGTCCCGGCGAGCACGGTCAACACGTTCACGCAGTTCTACCCGACCGTCGCCGACCGGCTCGCCCTGCAGGCGGGCGCGAACGCCAACCCGTCCTACGCGCTGCTCTACGGCCCGCCGTTCGACCTCACCACGGCCGGCGGGTTCATCGCCTGGCGCATGTGCGGCTTCCTGGCGCTGCTCACCGGGCTGATGGTCGTCTTCACGGTCACCCGGCACACCCGCGCCGAGGAGGACACCGGGCGCGCGGAACTGCTCGGGTCCGCGGTGGTCGGCCGGTACGCGGCGCTGACGGCGTCGTTGCTGGTGGCCGGCGGCGCAAGCGTGCTGACCGGGCTGATCCAGGCGGTCACCATGATCGGCGCCGGCCTGCCCGCGGCCGGTTCGCTGGCCTTCGGCGCTTCCGAAGCTTTGGTGGGACTGGTGTTCACCGCGGTCGCGGCGGTCGCCGTCCAGCTGGCCGAGTACTCCCGGACCGCCAACGGCATCGGCACCGCCGTGGTCGGCGCCGCGTTCCTGCTGCGCGGCGCCGGTGACTCCACTGTGGACGCTCGCTGGCTGTCCTGGCTGTCGCCGATCGGCTGGGTCCAGCAGGTCCGGGCGTTCGCCGGGGAACGCTGGTGGGTGCTCCTGCTGCCGGTGGTGCTCGCGCTCGTCGTCGGCGGGATCGGGTACTGGCTGCTGCCCCGCCGCGACGTCGGCGTCGGCTTCCTGCCGCCACGACCGGGGCCGGCGCGCGCCGCGGCGAGCCTGCGATCGCCGCTCGCCCTGGCCTGGCGGCTGCACCGGGGCCCGCTGCTCGGCTGGACGATCGGCACGGCCGTGGTCGGCGCGGTGTTCGGCTCGATCGCCAGCGGCATCGGCGGCCTGGTCGGCTCGAGCCCGCAGGCGCAGCAGATCATGGCGCGGCTGGGCGGCAGCCACGCGCTGACGCAGGCGTTCCTGGCCGCGATGGCCGGGATGTTCGCCATGGTGGCGTCGCTGTACGGCGTCCAGGCGGTGCTGCGGATGCGCGGCGAGGAGACCGCGATCCGGCTCGAGCCGGTGCTCGCGACCAGCGTCGGCCGGCTGCGCTGGGCGGGCAGTCACCTGGTGTTCGCCTTCTTCGGCACGGCGGCGCTGCTGCTGTCCGGCGGGGTGTTCATGGGCCTGGCCAACGGGCTGCGGACCGGCGACGTCGGCGGCTCGCTCGCGGACACCCTCGCCGGGATGCTGGTCCAGCTGCCCGCGGCCTGGGTGGTGGTCGCGCTCACGGTGGCGATCTTCGGGTTGCGGCCGGGCTTTTCGGCCGCGGCGTGGGCCGTCGGTGCGCTGGCGCTGCTGCTGAGCCTGTTCGGCCCGGTCCTCGACCTGCCGCAGGCGGTGCTGGACGTCTCGCCGTTCCAGCACCCGCCGAAGATCCCCGGCCAGGCGTTCACCGCGACGCCGCTCCTCTGGCTCCTGGCGGTCGCCGTGGTCGCCTCGGTGGCCGGTCTGGCCGGCTGGAAACGCCGGGACGTCGGCTAA
- a CDS encoding ABC transporter ATP-binding protein encodes MENAISVTGLHKSFGRTKALDGLDLQVPAGEVHGFLGPNGAGKSTTVRVLLGLLHADSGDVRLLGGDPWKDAASLHRRLAYVPGDVNLWPNLSGGEVIDLLGRLRGGLDEKRRAELVERFDLDPKKKGRTYSKGNRQKVAIVAALASRVDLLILDEPTSGLDPLMEATFQYAIQEEREQGRTVLLSSHILAEVEALCDKVSIIRNGRTVESGTLAELRHLTRTSITAELAGPPNGLANLANIHDLKVEGNRVRFDVETRSLDEALRQLTEVGVRSLVSQPPTLEELFLRHYTTEASAK; translated from the coding sequence ATGGAAAACGCCATTTCGGTCACCGGCCTGCACAAGTCGTTCGGCCGGACCAAGGCCCTCGACGGCCTCGACCTGCAGGTACCCGCTGGGGAGGTGCACGGCTTCCTGGGCCCGAACGGCGCCGGGAAGTCGACCACCGTCCGGGTCCTGCTCGGCCTGCTCCACGCGGACTCGGGGGACGTCCGGCTGCTCGGCGGCGACCCCTGGAAGGACGCCGCGAGCCTGCACCGCCGCCTGGCCTACGTGCCCGGCGACGTCAACCTGTGGCCCAATCTCTCCGGCGGCGAGGTGATCGACCTGCTCGGCCGCCTGCGCGGCGGCCTGGACGAAAAGCGCCGAGCCGAGCTCGTCGAGCGCTTCGACCTCGACCCGAAGAAGAAGGGGCGGACGTACTCGAAGGGCAACCGGCAGAAGGTCGCCATCGTCGCGGCGCTCGCCTCCCGCGTCGACCTGCTCATCCTCGACGAACCGACGTCCGGCCTCGACCCGCTCATGGAGGCGACGTTCCAGTACGCCATCCAGGAGGAACGCGAGCAGGGCCGGACCGTGCTGCTCTCCAGCCACATCCTCGCCGAGGTCGAGGCGCTGTGCGACAAGGTCAGCATCATCCGCAACGGCCGCACGGTCGAGTCCGGCACGCTCGCCGAGCTGCGGCACCTGACCCGGACGTCGATCACCGCCGAGCTCGCCGGGCCGCCGAACGGCCTGGCGAACCTGGCGAACATCCACGACCTCAAGGTCGAGGGCAACCGCGTCCGCTTCGACGTCGAGACGCGCTCCCTCGACGAAGCCCTCCGGCAGCTGACCGAGGTCGGCGTCCGCAGCCTGGTCAGCCAGCCGCCGACGCTGGAAGAGCTGTTCCTGCGCCACTACACGACCGAAGCGAGCGCGAAATGA
- a CDS encoding MarR family transcriptional regulator, whose amino-acid sequence MTTPDTKRDEDAVRRYVESLGLVLSQIGMQRMPARVFAALMTTDEGRLTAADLASQLQVSPAAVSGAVRYLEQIGLVAKEREPGERRDHYRLYDDLWYATFMKRDRMIIMWRDAAENGVGALGEDTPSGKRLAEMRDFLSFMLEELNGMYERWHKLREEKNA is encoded by the coding sequence ATGACGACGCCTGACACGAAGCGAGATGAAGACGCCGTCCGCCGGTACGTCGAGAGCCTCGGGCTCGTGCTTTCGCAGATCGGCATGCAACGCATGCCCGCGCGGGTGTTCGCCGCGCTGATGACCACCGACGAAGGCCGGCTGACCGCCGCCGACCTCGCCTCGCAGCTGCAGGTGAGCCCGGCCGCCGTCTCCGGCGCGGTGCGCTACCTCGAGCAGATCGGCCTGGTCGCCAAGGAACGCGAGCCCGGCGAGCGCCGTGACCACTACCGCCTCTACGACGACCTCTGGTACGCCACGTTCATGAAGCGCGACCGCATGATCATCATGTGGCGCGACGCGGCCGAGAACGGCGTCGGCGCCCTGGGTGAGGACACCCCCTCGGGCAAGCGGCTCGCCGAGATGCGGGACTTCCTGTCGTTCATGCTCGAGGAGCTCAACGGCATGTACGAGCGCTGGCACAAGCTCCGCGAAGAGAAGAACGCCTAG
- a CDS encoding TetR/AcrR family transcriptional regulator gives MGSREEIVAAAAKVMREQGYAHATTKIIARTAGYSEAMLYKHFRDKTDLFRSVLAEELPALGATLAELTADPGQASLRDNLVRVARLGLAFYVDSFPIAVSMFSSRELLRSHRERLRGHGPRLPVQGVADYLRAERALGRIKADTDVEAAAALLLGACFQQAFLATFEETEPADQAERLADVLLAGL, from the coding sequence ATGGGAAGCCGCGAAGAGATCGTCGCCGCGGCCGCGAAGGTGATGCGCGAGCAGGGCTACGCCCACGCGACGACGAAGATCATCGCGCGGACCGCGGGCTACTCGGAGGCGATGCTCTACAAGCACTTCCGCGACAAGACCGACCTGTTCCGCAGCGTGCTGGCCGAAGAGCTGCCCGCACTGGGCGCCACCCTGGCCGAGCTGACCGCGGACCCCGGGCAGGCCTCGCTGCGGGACAACCTCGTCCGCGTGGCCCGGCTCGGCCTGGCGTTCTACGTCGACAGCTTCCCGATCGCCGTCTCCATGTTCTCGTCACGGGAACTGCTGCGTTCACATCGGGAGCGGTTGCGCGGGCACGGTCCCCGCCTGCCCGTGCAGGGGGTCGCGGACTACCTGCGGGCCGAGCGGGCACTGGGCCGGATCAAGGCGGACACCGACGTCGAGGCGGCCGCGGCCCTGCTGCTGGGCGCGTGCTTCCAGCAGGCCTTCCTGGCCACCTTCGAGGAGACCGAGCCGGCCGACCAGGCCGAGCGGCTCGCGGACGTCCTGCTCGCCGGGCTCTAG
- a CDS encoding NAD(P)-binding oxidoreductase, whose translation MKITVLGATGGVGGEVVKQALDRGWDVTAVVRDAARLKLPAEVVVAGLHEREKLTAAVEGRDAVISAVGSRDRGPTTVCVDGARAAIEAGAKRLLVVSASGMHTEGDGFFTRSLVKPLLNTFLKHGWADMLAMEAAVEAADLDWTIVRPPMLLNGPRTGKVASRLDGNVRTFTIRRADVAAYLLDAVADPTLIRRKVSIAHG comes from the coding sequence ATGAAGATCACCGTTCTGGGGGCGACCGGCGGCGTCGGCGGGGAGGTCGTCAAGCAGGCACTGGACCGCGGCTGGGACGTCACGGCCGTGGTCCGCGACGCCGCCCGGCTGAAGCTGCCGGCCGAGGTCGTCGTCGCGGGCCTGCACGAACGGGAGAAGCTGACGGCCGCCGTCGAAGGCCGCGACGCGGTCATTTCCGCGGTCGGCTCCCGCGACCGCGGGCCGACCACGGTCTGCGTGGACGGCGCCCGCGCCGCGATCGAGGCCGGGGCGAAGCGGCTGCTGGTCGTCAGCGCCAGCGGCATGCACACCGAGGGGGACGGCTTCTTCACGCGCTCGCTCGTGAAGCCGCTGCTCAACACCTTCCTCAAGCACGGCTGGGCGGACATGCTCGCGATGGAGGCCGCCGTCGAGGCCGCCGACCTGGACTGGACGATCGTCCGCCCGCCGATGCTGCTGAACGGGCCGCGCACGGGCAAGGTCGCGAGCCGGCTCGACGGCAACGTCCGCACGTTCACCATCCGGCGCGCCGACGTCGCCGCGTACCTGCTCGACGCCGTGGCGGACCCCACGCTGATCAGACGGAAGGTTTCGATCGCGCACGGATAG
- a CDS encoding SGNH/GDSL hydrolase family protein: protein MVLLAQAVYVKRKTPRLPGAAGPTEGLVPGNGEPFRLAVLGESTVDGVGAADHEEALTGCLARELARDGRAVRWQAVGRTGANARVVRAELVPVVRPADLVVIALGVNDTIELRTAAGYRRDLLRLVLDLRRRLGPVDVLLAGVPPMARFPALPRPLRDVLSARSAALDRAAATLGRLPGVRHLPMDPALLDPAAFASDRFHPGPAGYARWAGTLARAVIS, encoded by the coding sequence ATGGTGCTCCTCGCTCAAGCGGTCTACGTCAAGCGCAAGACCCCGCGGCTCCCCGGCGCGGCCGGCCCCACCGAAGGTCTCGTCCCGGGCAACGGCGAACCCTTCCGCCTGGCCGTCCTCGGCGAATCCACAGTGGACGGGGTCGGCGCGGCGGACCACGAGGAAGCGCTCACCGGCTGCCTCGCCCGCGAGCTGGCCCGCGACGGCCGGGCGGTGCGCTGGCAGGCGGTCGGCCGGACCGGCGCCAACGCCCGGGTGGTCCGCGCCGAGCTCGTTCCCGTGGTCCGCCCGGCCGACCTGGTGGTGATCGCCCTCGGCGTCAACGACACCATCGAGCTCCGGACCGCCGCGGGCTACCGCCGTGACCTCCTGCGCCTGGTGCTCGACCTGCGCCGGCGGCTCGGCCCGGTCGACGTCCTGCTGGCCGGGGTGCCGCCGATGGCCCGCTTCCCGGCCCTGCCGCGCCCGCTGCGTGACGTCCTTTCGGCGCGCTCGGCCGCCCTCGACCGGGCGGCCGCGACCCTCGGCCGCCTCCCCGGCGTCCGGCACCTCCCGATGGATCCCGCCCTGCTCGACCCGGCCGCCTTCGCGAGCGACCGCTTCCACCCGGGGCCCGCCGGCTACGCCCGCTGGGCGGGAACGCTGGCACGCGCCGTGATCAGTTAG
- a CDS encoding sigma-70 family RNA polymerase sigma factor, translating into MTDVQTTEVDPPWEGLTGAELHAACMQAARDGDRRAMARLVEELTPLVWHVARANGLDRAVAEDVVQTVWLALFSQLGKLRDPKALAAWLITTTRREATHPFGRRMQPVPLSDEVAEALPSTQPAPEDEAIRADRDRRVWRAFVRLPHRCQELLRLTVLAGRAEYQLVAEALRMPRGSVGPTRGRCLDQMRDLLVSEGGSR; encoded by the coding sequence GTGACCGACGTGCAAACCACAGAGGTAGATCCGCCTTGGGAGGGCCTGACCGGCGCCGAGCTGCACGCTGCGTGCATGCAGGCCGCCAGAGACGGTGACCGCCGGGCGATGGCCCGCCTCGTCGAAGAGCTGACCCCGCTCGTCTGGCACGTCGCCCGGGCCAACGGGCTCGACCGCGCGGTCGCCGAAGACGTCGTCCAGACCGTCTGGCTGGCGCTGTTCAGCCAGCTCGGCAAGCTCCGCGATCCCAAGGCCCTCGCCGCGTGGCTGATCACCACCACCCGCCGCGAGGCCACCCACCCGTTCGGCCGTCGCATGCAGCCGGTGCCGCTGAGCGACGAGGTCGCCGAGGCCTTGCCGAGTACCCAACCGGCACCCGAAGACGAAGCCATTCGCGCCGACCGCGACCGCCGGGTCTGGCGCGCCTTCGTCCGGCTGCCCCACCGCTGTCAGGAACTGCTCCGGCTGACCGTGCTCGCGGGTCGCGCGGAGTACCAGCTCGTCGCCGAGGCGCTGCGCATGCCGCGCGGCAGTGTCGGCCCGACCAGGGGTCGCTGCCTCGACCAGATGCGAGATCTCCTCGTCAGTGAAGGGGGAAGCCGATGA
- a CDS encoding polysaccharide deacetylase family protein: MVAAAALALTACSGHEADQREFGTSQPNPAPQGVNPDVKTSGPYPFGTVQQKAPAIENGQVPLIRRITTDKPYVFLTMDDGAVQDPDALKLMQENGTHPVLFLNQKYVKGHEAYFKQILDATGATLGDHTVDHPNLKGKPYEFQRKEICDDADDFQRGLGIRPSLFRPPFGNYDQNTLRAAAACGMRASVLWTAAVNDGVVQFQSGDKLKPGDIVLMHFRKTFKEDYTAFVERAKKDGLTPVPLADFLG, from the coding sequence GTGGTCGCCGCGGCGGCACTGGCATTGACCGCGTGCTCGGGCCACGAGGCCGATCAGCGGGAGTTCGGCACGAGCCAGCCGAACCCGGCACCCCAGGGCGTGAACCCCGACGTGAAGACGTCCGGGCCGTACCCGTTCGGCACGGTCCAGCAGAAGGCGCCGGCCATCGAGAACGGCCAGGTCCCGCTGATCCGCCGGATCACCACCGACAAGCCGTACGTCTTCCTCACCATGGACGACGGCGCGGTGCAGGACCCCGACGCGCTGAAGCTGATGCAGGAGAACGGGACCCACCCGGTGCTGTTCCTGAACCAGAAGTACGTGAAGGGCCACGAGGCCTACTTCAAGCAGATCCTCGACGCCACCGGCGCCACGCTCGGCGACCACACGGTCGACCACCCGAACCTCAAGGGCAAGCCGTACGAGTTCCAGCGCAAGGAGATCTGCGACGACGCCGACGACTTCCAGCGCGGGCTCGGCATCCGCCCGTCGCTGTTCCGGCCGCCGTTCGGCAACTACGACCAGAACACCCTGCGCGCGGCGGCCGCCTGCGGGATGCGCGCCTCGGTGCTGTGGACGGCCGCGGTCAACGACGGGGTCGTCCAGTTCCAGTCCGGCGACAAGCTCAAGCCCGGCGACATCGTGCTGATGCACTTCCGGAAGACCTTCAAAGAGGACTACACGGCGTTCGTGGAGCGGGCCAAGAAGGACGGGCTCACGCCCGTCCCCCTGGCCGACTTCCTCGGTTAG
- a CDS encoding SRPBCC family protein, whose translation MGRKYSYEVNRTSTAPPEALFALEADGPRWAEWGKPLIVQARWARRGTTEPDGVGAVREVGMWPVLIREETLEYEPGRKHVYAFAGGKPIKDYRAEVLFTPADGGGTHLRWTGSFTEPLKGTGPALAATLRIVIRLFSAKLVKAAETGR comes from the coding sequence GTGGGTCGCAAGTACTCGTACGAGGTCAACCGCACGAGCACCGCGCCGCCGGAGGCGCTGTTCGCGCTCGAAGCCGACGGCCCGCGCTGGGCGGAGTGGGGAAAGCCACTGATCGTCCAGGCCCGCTGGGCGCGGCGCGGCACCACCGAACCCGACGGCGTCGGCGCCGTCCGCGAGGTCGGGATGTGGCCGGTGCTGATCCGCGAGGAGACCCTCGAGTACGAGCCCGGCCGCAAGCACGTCTACGCCTTCGCCGGCGGCAAGCCGATCAAGGACTACCGCGCCGAAGTGCTGTTCACGCCGGCCGACGGCGGCGGCACGCACCTGCGGTGGACCGGTTCGTTCACCGAGCCGCTCAAGGGCACCGGGCCGGCGCTGGCCGCCACGCTCCGGATCGTGATCCGGCTGTTCTCGGCCAAGCTGGTCAAGGCGGCCGAAACCGGGCGCTGA
- a CDS encoding FUSC family protein, with translation MSTPRPDLAAPHWLVQLLRSTPVPVPWNMVARAVVALAVPLAIAYAAGDIAVGALISTGALPAVLSESAGPYRYRARRLGGATIAATAGYLAGLLTGGTPALSVPTVVLVAAVSAVISAAGSNASVAGLQMLVFCVLATGQHATGVRFEILFGCFCLGAAWSLLVALVTWTVRATSPERTAVAHVYVELAAMLSATDEAVSRVARHRLTTAMNTAYDQLLTARSWLSGRDAAYRHLLNLLSATTPAVEASVAMVNAGRRPAAEVIDHFVALSAAVLAGQPLPPPPPVPVPPGDPDPVLAALYAGLVRIGKGDDRKRRQPTPWHRRLREWAGSLASGPLTWIAALRLTLCVAIAEVVGLLVPLERSYWITLTVGIVLKPDFGSVFGRAVLRGIGTVIGVGIGAAVLGLGANGWILVVLSAVFAGGIAVGKVRNYGIQSAFVTPLIILQMGLAHTGNWSVVLARLVDTVLGCVIVLVFGYLLWPGSRRPRVGGRLADGLDAVAKYVSHALVEASSGEARLARSRARRGAYRALADLRTAFQQAVVEPSAHGRQAVAWWPVIAAQERVADAVTEVGVTIGRGVPPPEPADVELLTAALGELASAVREQREPRSMPLPDAPQLAGVVDQLESAFDAVRGPDLAERAPLGLVRRFLPYHRRT, from the coding sequence GTGAGCACGCCGCGCCCCGACCTCGCCGCGCCGCACTGGCTGGTCCAGCTCCTGCGCAGCACCCCGGTGCCGGTGCCCTGGAACATGGTCGCCCGGGCCGTGGTCGCGCTGGCTGTGCCGCTCGCGATCGCGTACGCGGCGGGGGACATCGCCGTCGGCGCACTCATCTCGACCGGGGCCCTGCCCGCCGTGCTGTCCGAATCGGCCGGGCCCTACCGCTACCGCGCCCGGCGGCTCGGCGGCGCGACCATCGCCGCGACCGCGGGCTACCTCGCCGGGCTGCTCACCGGCGGTACCCCGGCGCTGTCGGTGCCCACGGTGGTCCTGGTCGCCGCGGTGTCCGCGGTGATCAGCGCGGCCGGCAGCAACGCCTCGGTCGCCGGGCTGCAGATGCTCGTGTTCTGCGTGCTCGCCACCGGCCAGCACGCGACCGGCGTCCGCTTCGAGATCCTCTTCGGCTGCTTCTGCCTCGGCGCCGCCTGGAGCTTGCTGGTCGCGCTCGTCACCTGGACCGTCCGCGCGACGAGCCCCGAACGCACCGCCGTCGCGCACGTCTACGTCGAGCTGGCCGCGATGCTGTCGGCGACCGACGAAGCCGTCTCGCGGGTCGCCCGCCACCGGCTGACCACGGCGATGAACACCGCCTACGACCAGCTGCTCACCGCGCGCTCCTGGCTGTCCGGCCGCGACGCCGCCTATCGGCACCTGCTCAACCTGCTTTCGGCGACGACCCCCGCCGTCGAGGCGTCGGTGGCGATGGTCAACGCGGGTCGCCGCCCGGCCGCGGAGGTCATCGACCACTTCGTCGCGCTTTCGGCCGCGGTGCTGGCCGGCCAGCCGCTGCCGCCCCCGCCGCCGGTGCCGGTGCCGCCCGGCGACCCCGACCCGGTGCTCGCCGCGCTCTACGCGGGGCTCGTCCGGATCGGCAAGGGCGACGACCGCAAGCGCCGGCAGCCGACGCCGTGGCACCGCCGCCTGCGGGAGTGGGCGGGCTCGCTCGCGTCCGGCCCGCTGACCTGGATCGCCGCCCTGCGGCTGACGCTGTGCGTCGCGATCGCCGAGGTCGTCGGCCTGCTCGTGCCGCTGGAACGGTCGTACTGGATCACGCTGACCGTCGGCATCGTGCTCAAGCCCGACTTCGGGTCCGTCTTCGGCCGCGCGGTGCTGCGCGGCATCGGCACGGTCATCGGTGTCGGGATCGGTGCCGCGGTGCTCGGTCTCGGCGCGAACGGCTGGATCCTGGTGGTGCTCAGCGCGGTCTTCGCCGGCGGCATCGCGGTCGGGAAGGTGCGCAACTACGGCATCCAGAGCGCCTTCGTGACGCCGTTGATCATCCTGCAGATGGGCCTGGCCCACACCGGGAACTGGAGCGTGGTGCTGGCGCGGCTGGTCGACACCGTGCTGGGCTGCGTGATCGTGCTCGTCTTCGGTTACCTGCTGTGGCCCGGCAGCCGTCGCCCGCGGGTGGGCGGGCGCCTGGCCGACGGCCTGGACGCGGTCGCGAAGTACGTCTCCCACGCACTGGTCGAAGCGTCGTCGGGGGAGGCGCGGCTGGCGCGGTCCCGGGCGCGGCGCGGGGCCTACCGGGCCCTGGCCGACCTGCGGACGGCGTTCCAGCAGGCGGTCGTCGAGCCGTCCGCGCACGGCCGCCAGGCGGTGGCGTGGTGGCCGGTGATCGCCGCGCAGGAGCGCGTCGCGGACGCCGTCACCGAGGTGGGCGTGACGATCGGGCGCGGGGTGCCGCCGCCGGAGCCGGCCGACGTCGAGCTGCTGACGGCCGCACTGGGGGAACTCGCGTCGGCGGTCCGGGAACAGCGGGAACCACGGTCGATGCCGCTGCCGGACGCCCCGCAGCTGGCCGGCGTGGTCGACCAGCTGGAGTCCGCGTTCGACGCCGTCCGCGGCCCTGACCTGGCCGAACGCGCGCCACTGGGGCTGGTCCGACGGTTCCTGCCCTACCACAGGCGCACCTGA
- a CDS encoding antitoxin produces MGIDFEALKGKAEEALREHNDKIEEGLDKAADFAKSKFAGHDGQIDTGVEKAKDFLNKFDDTPDNPPAR; encoded by the coding sequence ATGGGAATCGACTTCGAAGCGTTGAAGGGCAAGGCCGAAGAGGCCCTGCGCGAGCACAACGACAAGATCGAGGAAGGCCTCGACAAGGCCGCCGACTTCGCGAAGTCGAAGTTCGCCGGCCACGACGGCCAGATCGACACCGGTGTCGAGAAGGCGAAGGACTTCCTCAACAAGTTCGACGACACGCCGGACAACCCGCCGGCGCGGTAG